The DNA window CCACTCGCTTTGATTGGACAGCCTCGAGGGTGTCTGTGCACAGCGGTAATCAGCATTAAAGAGTGTTCATAACATTTGGTTAGAAACAAGGGCCCTTGGTTGCAGTGGCACAACAGCAGCATTAAACAGTGGATAACCATGAAAGTCTATCATGTATTTATCTAATCCACACTGACTGGATAGACCTGCTGTTAGAGCAGTGCTTCTTATTAGTGGAAAGTGTAAGTGGTGAAAGGCAGAAAAATAAGTTGCTCTTTTACAGTGttgaagtacattttctttgtctGCTTTCCCTCTTATGACATGAGAAAGGTTATGTGAAGAGCAACTTATTGCAATTCTAGTGTGTGAGTGTTGAGCTCTCACTCTGTTCAAACCAAATTCAAAACATGGGGGTGTAACAGCACAGCCTTTCTGTTCTTTTGGCAGGATTTTCTGTCTTGTTCtaatttgtattttacattGCAGTATGTTAAAATAAGACTGCCCTAACTTTTGCTCTCCTAGACTCAAGTGGGAGAATTCCTCGGGGATAATGACCGTTTCAATAAAGAGGTGATGTATGCCTACGTGGATCAAATGGACTTCCAGGGCAAAGACTTTGTTTCTGCACTAAGGATGTTCCTGGAGGGCTTTCGGCTCCCCGGAGAGGCCCAGAAGATTGACCGGCTCATGGAGAAATTTGCAGCGAGATATCTTGAATGCAATCAGGGGTGAGTTTACATCTCTGGCTGGAAAATCCTCAATATGGAAGTAGCTAAATTTGATTTAACATAAGAGATATGCTATTGAAATGCATTGTgtctttccttcccttcctctgtCCTTCAATTTTCCAGGCAAACCCTCTTTGCCAGTGCTGACACAGCATACGTCCTTGCCTACTCGATCATTATGTTGACAACAGACCTTCACAGTCCACAGGTAAGCACTCCACCTCAGGGAGGCGGCAGCCTTTGGGAATGTCTTTTGACAGCAGTCATTCCCTCAGATATCATTGCAACCTAAATCACTGGGACTGCATGTGCAGATTTTGACCCGTATCCTTGTTGTCGCCCCCCAAAGGTGaagaataaaatgacaaaagagCAATACATTAAGATGAACCGTGGCATCAACGACAGCAAAGACCTACCTGAGGAATATCTCTCAGCCATCTACGACGAGATTGCGGGAAAAAAGATTGCCATGAAGGAGACGAAAGAGATCACCATAAAATCCAACAAGCACAGTGAGTCTCGCTGCTATGGGATGTCTCAAAGGGATAATAAATACTAAGACTAAGATTCCAGTTATTATCAAGAGCCGATTACCTTATGTCTTTGTTGCTGTAATGGTTTTGAGATGAGACCCACAGAGCAAAGAAATCACAAAAACTCATTCAGTGGAAGAGTTATATGCAATGCTGGAACTCTTTTTGaaacaatacaaatattaataataatattaacccTAACAGACAGTACGTTGACTTGTTCATATTTACCATCAATTGTTCTGTGAAAAACACTTAAATCAGCCGCTTAAAATATCAATAAGCTAAAGAGACCTATTTGAACTTTTTGTCTCGCGATAGTTCAGCCTCCTTTTAGACACTTTGCAGAGCTTGTTAGATAAAAGCTGCAGTGTTGTCCTTGCGGAGTTTGTTGGGTGTGTATGAGACTGTGAGTATTCTGTGTGTTCATGTCGCTGTTGTTTATTCCCGCTTAGGTGTGGCTAGCGAGAAGCAGAGGCGTCTGCTGTACAATGTGGAGATGGAGCAGATGGCCAAGACGGCCAAAGCTCTGATGGAGGCCGTCAGCCACGTGCAGGCTCCCTTCACCAGTGCCACACATCTGGAGCACGTCAGGCCCATGTTCAAGGtagcagacagagacacacgcacacatatgtGGGACATACGCAGTTTAACACAAAAATGATACACGTCGTCCCTCTGTTGTTCCGCAGCTGGCATGGACACCGTTCCTGGCAGCTTTCAGCGTGGGTCTACAGGACTGCGATGACACAGAGGTGGCTTCACTGTGTCTGGAAGGCATCCGTTTTGCCATCAGGATAGCATGCATCTTCTGCATACAGGTACTGTAGTCTTAACTGGAGGATTAGTGTCTGACTGTTTCTTATACTGTACATTGCAGTATTTTGACACACtaccttttaatttttttgtctcAGTTGGAGAGGGATGCGTATGTGCAGGCCCTGGCGAGGTTCACCCTGCTGACAGCCAGCTCTGGCATCTCAGAAATGAAGCAGAAGAACATTGACACCATCAAGACCCTCATCACTGTGGCCCACACCGATGGCAACTACCTGGGCAACTCCTGGCACGAGGTATGCTGTTCTACATAATCTCTAGTATCTCACCTCACCgttcctttctttctcctttcctGATTCAAGCAATGAGTCACAATAGGCCTCAATTCCAAATGGGAAACAACATGAAACAAGGTTATTACATTAAAAAGATGTCTAAATTGtattaaaaactaaatacagtaacattttagtaaatacagtttattcTGTTTAACCTTGTTGCTCAAGCAGTACAGGTTTTAAACAACATATGAAATAGAAGCTGACTCAATGAAAATGATTGGTTTGACTTCAAATCATAATGTTAGGGCATTTATTTAACCATTATGCAGTAATAGCTGTTTGTTGGGCAGCCAGTTGGACTTTGTTATTGGATCTTTCTGACATCTCCCTCTTTCCTCCCAATACACATATCTCCTGGTCCCCCCTTCTTCCATTCTGTCCCGGGCCTCCCAGTGTCAATTTTTGTTACTTTCTCTATGCATTTGTTTCTCTAAATATGTCCTGTCTTGTCTCTTTCAGATCATGAAGTGCATCAGTCAGCTGGAGCTGGCTCAGCTGATCGGTACAGGGGTGAAGGCACGCTACATCTCAGGGACGGTGCGCAGCAAAGATGGCTTCATTACAACTACGAAGGAGCAGAGCAACGACGAGTACCTGGGTCTAGGTCAGCACCAACTGATAAATACATATTGCAAAGCAAGTCCAATGTCCCAGATTATTCCTGTGTTTTTCAGTGGAGCTATACTTTTAATAAAACGTCAAAACGACAAGCTAAAACAAGCTCATTAATAGTATTTGTTTTTAGATGTAATCATCTGTGCTTTGCTCTGTAGTTGGAGGGACAGTGGACCGTAAGCAGATCGCCAGCATTCAGGAGTCCATCGGAGAGACCAGCTCTCAGAGTGTGGTGGTGGCTGTGGACAGGTACTGTAGTCACTCTgaactgaaaagaaaaactggaAAACTCTATTTTTCATATAATTCTATGTTTTGAGCAAACATCTTTTTTGCGTCAGACATCATCCTCTTATGGTTTTGGCAGAAATGCAAATTTGTCCATGCATTGTggcttttaaataataattgtcaCGTATTTTTCTACTTTAGGATATTCACCGGTTCTACCAGACTGGATGGTAACGCAATAGGTGAGTCTAGCTGAACTagctactttatatactgtatatactattcCTATTGCTCCAAAGACAGGTACATTCAAACTATTTTTGATCGCCATGAGTCACTTTGCCCGTACAAAGCACTCTTGCTTTGCTCATTGCCAACATCTTCTATCTATTCCTCAGTTGATTTTGTGCGCTGGCTGTGTGCTGTGTCCATGGATGAGCTGGCCTCGCCCACACACCCACGCATGTTCAGCTTGCAAAAAATAGTCGAGATCTCCTACTACAACATGGGTCGCATCAGGCTGCAGTGGTCCCGGATCTGGGAGGTTATCGGAGACCACTTCAACAAGGTGGGTGAGGATTGGTTACGCCAGGGATGGAAATCGTGAAACAGAAGCACATTTTTTAGACATGGATAGATAAAGTATAGTTCTGTTGTATAGGAAGAAACTCAAAATGGTGTCACTGATAATCTACATGGCCCAAAATAATGAGGTTAAACTATAGATAGAGGACTATTTACTTTCTCTCCCACCTACTGCCTTGCACAAGGCTGATTTCAGTCACTGATAAACACAAAGTGTTGCCAGAAAAGCTTTCTGCTAGTTTGTTGTTCAAGGACACATCTCTCAATGAGTAGCTGCAAACTGGgtttagcattttttttcaaatcaaatcCTCAAAATAGTCATTTATCATGTTGGAAAGTAGATTTTAAGATTATTGTTTTCCTGCTGGAGGGTGAACGGTTTCTTTTGTGCATCAACAGTAAATGCTTGTTGATCATTTGCAAGTCTTACTGAAGGAACTGTTGGAAAGCTGCACTTGACTTACATTCAAGAAAATggtttaaaatatgaaatgtaaaaaacaaaacaacgtgATGTtactgaattatgtttttatctcTGTGCAGGTTGGCTGTAATACCAATGAAGATGTGGCAATTTTCGCAGTGGACTCTCTCAGGCAACTGTCCATGAAATTTTTGGAGAAGGGGGAGCTGGCGAACTTCAGATTCCAGAAAGACTTTCTGAGGCCCTTTGAGCACATCATGAAGAAGAACAGGTAAAGTAGtacatgcatatactgtataagagatagatagatagatagatcttttattgtcattgtgctcaGAGTACAATGAATATCTGTACAGCAGCTCTTTCAGTAGTGTGcataaaaacaatttaataaaTAGAACAAAGTTAAGTAAACAGTGGCTACAGCTCTTGGAAGGAAGCTGTTTTTCAGCggatttgttttgcattttattgctctGTACCTTCTcccggagggaggggagagaacaGGCAGTGTCCAGAGTGGGATGGGTCCTTTATTATACTGCTGGGTTTCTTTTTCAGTCGGCCAGTGTAGATGTGGAGTGAGTGCTTATGTTGCTCCTCCCGTGTAAATCTGTAGTGCCGGGAGGTGCAAGCACAAGGCCTGTGCTGTGGCTTTGAGTATTTCCTATTTCTGGGTTTCTCACATGGCTGCAGACTcacactctcctcctcccctcaaCCTCAACCTGTAGCAGCTCTCTGTGTCGTCTGATAttcattctctttttttctgtctctttcttcctccgtctctactctctctctgtctttcttgtAGCAGTGAGTAAGCATACTGTTTACTCAGAGAAAAAGCAGCAAGCAAACATTTCGCTTGACCCATTTCAATCCGTTTTCATTACCCTTTCAGTGAATTCATGTGAAAAGCCTTTTTATTCCCTGCTTGGTCCGAATCAGTCTTGAATAGATTTTGAACAGCTATCAGTTATAAGTGAGTTTGATTTTGCTGTTGTAATTGCATGTGTGCAAAAGGCAAGCTGTTGCACTACAGCACACTTTTCATTCATGTGAAAGAGTAGCAGTGTAAGTATAAATCCACCCACAGATTGAACAGGCTGAGAGCTTCAACAGAGAGGAGATGGCAGGCAGCCATGTAAACCCTGCAGCGCAGTGTCCATTAGACTCACTTACACTGCCCTTCTCTGTGTTGGTGTGCGTGTGCATTGTAAGCAACGGCAGAGCTCTTCTCTCATTCATAACTACTGAGCAATTGGGAAAGCTCTTCACTATGGCAACAGTTGATGTAAAAACCTGTCGTGCTAAGACTAGCCAGTGCTGGATTAGTGATGCTGCCTGAAAATGGGATATCAAGAGCTTTTAAAGATAATTGACATTAATGAAGAGATGaatttccttctttttaattgattgactcttatgccccccccccccgactcttTCTTGGCCTCTTTCTTATGCTTCTTCATCTGCTGCTCCCCTTCTATCTACTCCTCTTCCTCAACTCTTTTCCTCACTGTCCTTCTTCCAATCCCTTCTTCCTCTACTCTTCTTACCTGCTATTTCCTGTCCAGGTCTCCCACCATCAGAGACATGGTGGTGCGCTGTATAGCCCAGATGGTTAACTCCCAGGCGGCGAACATCCGCTCTGGCTGGAAGAACATCTTCTCTGTCTTCCACCTGGCTGCTTCTGACCAGGACGAGAGCATTGTAGAGCTGGCCTTCCAGACCACCGGCCATATCGTCAGTGagtccagcacacacacacagacacctgagAAAGATTTCATACCTACAATGACAACCTTCCTACTTTGTTGTCAGATTGGATTtgatcttttttctctctctctctctctctctctctctctctctctctctcccctatcTATCTTTATCTATCTCTATTATTCTGCCTTATTCTCCCTCTATCCTTCTCTCAGCGAATGTATTTGAAAAGCACTTTGCGGCCACCATCGACTCCTTCCAGGACGCCGTCAAGTGTCTGTCAGAATTTGCCTGTAATGCCTCCTTCCCGGACACCAGCATGGAAGCCATCCGCCTCATCCGACACTGCGCCAAATACGTCTCAGAGAGGCCACAGGTCAATGTCAGGCCCTGCTTTATACTGAACAGTTTATTCCTTACTGTGAAGGTGCCATGTGCAGATCATTTTGCAGACACTGTAGCTTTTAATAAACATAATGTATCTGAGCAACACATATAAATGTACCTCTTAACTAACATCTAAAGATGGGCAGAATATAAGCACGCTGTGATCATAAGCTGTTCAGTACAggatgaatttatttgcaagtGTGCAGTAGTATTTGTACCCCACATCTAATGACATCATCCAGTGTGCATTAAAATGTGCCGTGTGCAAATGTTGATACAGCTTTTGCATAGTgctataatatttttttcataaagagagagagagagtaatagTGCAGATCATGGCCCCGTACAGTATGCACACAAATGTGTTTAAGAGGGAGAAATGGTAAACACGGCTCGTATTTCCCTGACAGGCCTTCAAAGACTACACCAGTGATGACATGAATGTAGCGCCTGAGGACCGCGTGTGGGTGCGGGGGTGGTTCCCCATTCTCTTTGAGCTCTCCTGCATCATTAACAGGTGTAAGCTGGATGTCAGGACCAGGTAGGCGGGATTCATCTTTAGCTTGCTATTTCAGATGGTGGGTGGTCATTAAAGGCATAAAACTGTACATTTTAACACATATTGTTTTAGATTGCAAGTGAGTGTAAAGACAGCGACAAATACATGCTGTTGCACATCCAATGGTTGCAAGTCAAAGCtatctagatttttttttttttttaaagactgtaATGCATAAAATGTCAGCTATAGCATCAAGAAAATGACAAATCGGTGTGTGTTCCTTTCCCAGAGGGCTGACAGTGATGTTTGAAGTGATGAAGACCTACGGGCACacctttgagaaacactggtggCAAGATCTGTTCAGAATTGTCTTCAGGATCTTTGACAACATGAAGCTGCCTGAGCAACAGACTGAGGTACACGACAAGTCTTTCATCCTCCACAGCTGTTTCAAAGCCTGTGTTTTACAGCTGAATGCTCCAAATATGAAAATCTCTGATCTCTAAGCTGTGGTGTTGTGTTGTAGTTTGCGTTCTCATGGTAATGGAGGAAATTCTCACTGAGGTTGTGTTGCCCCCTCAGAAAGCAGAGTGGATGACCACCACCTGCAACCACGCACTTTATGCCATCTGTGATGTCTTCACTCAATACTTTGAGTCTCTCAATGATGTCCTGTTTGATGACATTCTGGCTCAGCTCTACTGGTGTGTGCAGCAAGGTGAGCACACAGCAACCCTTGCTGTTTCCTGCCATATTTATCTTTACACAAGTATCTGTGATTGGAGTTTGTGTGCAGTGTTAGGGTCCAGATTGTCCTCTTGTCTTTAGGCAGCAACACAAAAAAGGGGGAAGTAATGTTGCTTTTGATGCAGGTTATGGAGGTCAAAATAATAAGAGGCATTAGGACAGTTACCGGCCTTGGCTGCAGTGACAGAACTTAGAGATTGCCTCAGAGCTTTTACGTGCTGCATCAATACGTCACCACTTTGTAAAAAGATGAAGGTGAAGTCAATAAATGACAAATAGTCAATACATGTTTTTAAGTCTTTTGGGGTTGTTAGAGCATCACTGTAGACCGTATACATCAATACATCttacctttattttatttatttattttttttactcttatgtGTTATTTAATTTATCCTTCCcttgtctctccctcctctcggCCCaacccttcctcctcctcctctttttcatCCTCTTCTTCTGTGCTTCTGTAGATAATGAGCAGCTCGCCCGTTCAGGCACCAACTGTCTAGAGAATGTGGTCATACTGAATGGAGAGAAATTCTCCCTTGAAACCTGGGACAAGACCTGTAACTGCATGCTGGACATCTTCAAGACCACCATCCCACATGCGTAAGCTGCCGCACTGAATATAAAACCAGCTTCTCTTCAAAATTCAAAAACATGCTTTGACATTTAGATGTAAATAAATCCGCTGCCTTAGATTTAGCTGTGATTCTGATAAACAAGGACATTAGTTGCTTAATGAAAGTGGTAAATGGAAATACAATAAAGAATGGACATATCATTCAACAAAGACTTTAGCCGAATTTAAACTAGCTTTAGCTTGATGGATTTTCTAGCTCAGGTAGTTTTCTTGTCTGGAAGTTGTTAGCTGTTTGTCATTCTGTCCAAGAATGAATGGGATTTACTAAGTAAACTGTTTTTCAGGCTGTTAACATGGAGACCAGCAGTAGCAGAGGgagaaaacatgacaacacCGAGCCTGTCAGACAAACAGCTGGTGAGGGAATACACCCTATACACTATTTGTTCATAGTTTATTTCAGTATCTTTTGCAGAATTGTACTGCTAGGAAACACTTCTTTTCATTTCTTGTACGTCATTTATATACCTGTATTGTGTATATACACGCAGTAACTCTGCCCACTTTGCTCTCAGGACTGCATTTCCCAAAAGTCAGTGGATATTCAGTGCCGCTCTGACGACCAGCATTCCATCAGCAGTGCTGATAGGGTTGCCTTGGAGAGCCGTCGGCAGAGTCAGTACAGCTCAGCCTCAGGCATGTGTGAGGACGGCTCCAGGAGCAGGACCCCAATAAGTAAGCCTGTCGCTTTTCTTAAAGAGCGACTGCTGGTGTTTGCTAGTGTGTGTTCTGATGGAAGTTTCCCCTCTATGTTCCACAGAGGTCCAGGAGCAGCGCTTATTCACAGCTTTACTGATAAAGTGTGTCGTGCAGCTGGAGCTGATCCAGACGATTGATAACATCGTGTTTTTTCCTGCCACCAGTAGGAAGGAAGATGCTGAGAACTTTGCCGCTGCTCAGGTACAAACACGCGTCTTTTCTCTGAGAGCGTAATAATCACTTGCCATTGGTTTTGTTTAGAAGTTTCAGACGCTACCCCTTTTTCTATGTTTCTGTGCTATGTGATTAAAGCCAGTAGTAATCTGTCATGTGTAATGTTTTTGAAGCGGGATGCCTCATATGCAGCTGACGTCCCAGTGGAGGCCCAGGACCAGGGCATGTATCGCTACCTGACCTCAGAACAGCTCTTCAAGCTGCTGGACTGCCTGCTGGAGTCGCACGGCTTCGCCAAGGCTTTCAACTCCAACAACGAGCAGAGGACCTTACTGTGGAAAGCAGGTAGAGCAAAAAAGACTGTGGTTAACAGTGGGCTGTTtggagatgatgatgataataataataataataataattagggctatcagcattaacgcgttaatcgcgatgcgattaagggctgagcataatgcgctaatttttttttatcgtattaatcgcatgccgccatttattaatttattttcacttcactcggctttgcgtcgtgcctagcaggctactattttgccgtacttcctcgtaacacatcctgctgctgcaggaatagcaacgcggatttcggtgcctcattctggtgccactgatatgtctgcacttctctctgatgctctgaaacagacgttacaggcaacgcAAACATTGCTGCAAGTGACGCTAGTCAACACTGTACTCAAcagttagcctaccgctagctagtagctggattaaacacggttaaaatgctgacagctaacgctaaacagtgtaaagtgtgtctgtatttcactgtagaggattcaacaccgggatgtaacaatctgcagctgccgcagtcggaaaaacacagatggtgcgttcaatgaaactggtaatttacagcctcgtggtgcattcaaagttgttgttaaatgctcttttcccatctggtggttgtttttgtcattcaacagctatttactagtgaaataactTATAACTaagttatagtgattacattattattaaacatttaattttgatgatatggccttagcagcaaacaagccattctttaatgtcggcAACTGTTTagtacacttctttttttttctttttttttcttaaaaagtattggttcaggcaccattaaggcaccggtaccgttttaaaagtaccgctttagcaccggtatccaaaccaaacaatacccaaacctaatattgactctagattcaaatgtgtgactagattaaatatataataaacaaatacaaatattaaaatcaagttcataaagtcattttctttgcattcatttcattcccaatcacgatacactggtaagaattgctttccattgttaatatgtacttaaaaacagttctgaaatgcaaaataatagaattttaatcatgtgataaaacatgcgattaactacagaaattcaacgattaatcacgattaagaaaatttaatcgtttgacagccctagtaataataatatgcatcatcattattaaaacattttaaaatggctgTGATTGTAACTGTATgcatctttgtgtttgtgttccagGTTTCAAAGGGAAGTCAAAGCCCAACCTGTTGAAGCAGGAGACCAGCAGCCTGGCATGTGGCCTGCGCATCCTGTTTCGTATGTACACAGACGAGAGTCGGCAGGACGCCTGGGAGGAGGTCCAGAGACGACTACTCGAGTAAGGATGGCGATGCCCACTGCATCACCCCCGCAACTGCTGATCCTGCAGTGGTAGTGGACGGTAGTCAGTGGATCTGAGAACCCTTACTCAGCTACCTCCATTGATATTTAACATGATTTCTAAGTAGTACAACATATTTCTTATATTGACAGTCATCATTGACCACATTAGCAAACGTAGCAGTGTAGACTCCCATAACTGGTAAAACATCTGATCTTTGTAATTCCCGCTAATGATGCTGTCTGCACAGAGTACACTACTCCTGCCAAACGTGTCAAGAGACAGTTGGAACAATACatatgtgtgcacatgcatgagACTTTGCTCTCAATTTGACAGCATTCAGAAAATAATTGGTTTTGTTGTTGGTAGTTTGTAATGGAAAGATGATGAATGGTTTCGGAACAGGACGTCTTTCTGCAAATACTCTGCTAGAATAAACTGGTTTAGTTATTGAATAAGGTGTGCGTATTAGATCGATATGGCCATTTTTGGTCTGGTTATGTTTATGATTTCAGTAAAATCTGAGAATGAGTGAATGATTTTAATACTGAAAGTCTTGAGGGCAGG is part of the Sander vitreus isolate 19-12246 chromosome 22, sanVit1, whole genome shotgun sequence genome and encodes:
- the arfgef1 gene encoding brefeldin A-inhibited guanine nucleotide-exchange protein 1 isoform X2 — encoded protein: MFEGKKTKNMFLTRALEKILADKEVKKAHHSQLRKACEVALEEIKEESEKLSPPSGDGKSGSSTLPPIKSKTNFIEADKYFLPFELACQSKCPRIVITSLDCLQKLIAYGHLTGSAPDSTAPGKKLIDRIIETICACFQGPQTDEGVQLQIIKALLTAVTSQHIEIHEGTVLQAVRTCYNIYLASKNLINQTTAKATLTQMLNVIFARMENQALTNHKLSWSLASRKRDRQLQEAKQLERERHRQHSPVTQQSEPDSPQLQAHIHPPAKSLSQEANGPVTPPTPSITIPSTPSTPSTPAPEGSSRSGEQEEQREQEEQGEQGPVYESPDPENGSDFCENEQTEADQATAAAQTQQHPQAGEEEDEGTPNYEEKAQEIVQSILQEVVNTVAGGHCLDPTNLCSDTKESGGDGEPAESEPTEAPTEGTQSSLEDEGTLGSDSEHVHANGIPGTPISASFTPSLPDDRLSLSSNDTQESGAAPGQPPGAKFSHILQKDAFLVFRSLCKLSMKPLSDGPPDPKVLNRWLEKRYRQGPALYAQKYTQSHELRSKVLSLQLLLSILQNAGPIFKTNEMFINAIKQYLCVALSKNGVSSVPEVFELSLSIFLTLLSHFKTHLKMQIEVFFKEIFLYILETSTSSYDHKWMVIQTLTRICADAQSVVDIYVNYDCDLNAANIFERLVNDLSKIAQGRGGHELGTTTLQELTLRKKGLECLVSILKCMVEWSKDQYVNPNSQTSLGQEKPSEQESTETKAPETINRYGSINSLDSTASSGIGSYSTQMSGTDNPEQFEVLKQQKEIIEQGIDLFNKKPKRGIQYLQEQGMLGTTPEDLAQFLHQEERLDSTQVGEFLGDNDRFNKEVMYAYVDQMDFQGKDFVSALRMFLEGFRLPGEAQKIDRLMEKFAARYLECNQGQTLFASADTAYVLAYSIIMLTTDLHSPQVKNKMTKEQYIKMNRGINDSKDLPEEYLSAIYDEIAGKKIAMKETKEITIKSNKHSVASEKQRRLLYNVEMEQMAKTAKALMEAVSHVQAPFTSATHLEHVRPMFKLAWTPFLAAFSVGLQDCDDTEVASLCLEGIRFAIRIACIFCIQLERDAYVQALARFTLLTASSGISEMKQKNIDTIKTLITVAHTDGNYLGNSWHEIMKCISQLELAQLIGTGVKARYISGTVRSKDGFITTTKEQSNDEYLGLVGGTVDRKQIASIQESIGETSSQSVVVAVDRIFTGSTRLDGNAIVDFVRWLCAVSMDELASPTHPRMFSLQKIVEISYYNMGRIRLQWSRIWEVIGDHFNKVGCNTNEDVAIFAVDSLRQLSMKFLEKGELANFRFQKDFLRPFEHIMKKNRSPTIRDMVVRCIAQMVNSQAANIRSGWKNIFSVFHLAASDQDESIVELAFQTTGHIVTNVFEKHFAATIDSFQDAVKCLSEFACNASFPDTSMEAIRLIRHCAKYVSERPQVNAFKDYTSDDMNVAPEDRVWVRGWFPILFELSCIINRCKLDVRTRGLTVMFEVMKTYGHTFEKHWWQDLFRIVFRIFDNMKLPEQQTEKAEWMTTTCNHALYAICDVFTQYFESLNDVLFDDILAQLYWCVQQDNEQLARSGTNCLENVVILNGEKFSLETWDKTCNCMLDIFKTTIPHALLTWRPAVAEGENMTTPSLSDKQLDCISQKSVDIQCRSDDQHSISSADRVALESRRQSQYSSASGMCEDGSRSRTPIKVQEQRLFTALLIKCVVQLELIQTIDNIVFFPATSRKEDAENFAAAQRDASYAADVPVEAQDQGMYRYLTSEQLFKLLDCLLESHGFAKAFNSNNEQRTLLWKAGFKGKSKPNLLKQETSSLACGLRILFRMYTDESRQDAWEEVQRRLLDVCSEAVAYFLALTSESHREAWTNLLLLFLTKVLKISDERFKAHASRYYPLLCEIMQFDLIPELRAVLRKFYLRIGLVFNISQLPEPAPEPRPAHVGREADTEVGEEAGEEAQ
- the arfgef1 gene encoding brefeldin A-inhibited guanine nucleotide-exchange protein 1 isoform X5, which gives rise to MFEGKKTKNMFLTRALEKILADKEVKKAHHSQLRKACEVALEEIKEESEKLSPPSGDGKSGSSTLPPIKSKTNFIEADKYFLPFELACQSKCPRIVITSLDCLQKLIAYGHLTGSAPDSTAPGKKLIDRIIETICACFQGPQTDEGVQLQIIKALLTAVTSQHIEIHEGTVLQAVRTCYNIYLASKNLINQTTAKATLTQMLNVIFARMENQALTNHKLSWSLASRKRDRQLQEAKQLERERHRQHSPVTQQSEPDSPQLQAHIHPPAKSLSQEANGPVTPPTPSITIPSTPSTPSTPAPEGSSRSGEQEEQREQEEQGEQGPVYESPDPENGSDFCENEQTEADQATAAAQTAQQHPQAGEEEDEGTPNYEEKAQEIVQSILQEVVNTVAGGHCLDPTNLCSDTKESGGDGEPAESEPTEAPTEGTQSSLEDEGTLGSDSEHVHANGIPGTPISASFTPSLPDDRLSLSSNDTQESGAAPGQPPGAKFSHILQKDAFLVFRSLCKLSMKPLSDGPPDPKSHELRSKVLSLQLLLSILQNAGPIFKTNEMFINAIKQYLCVALSKNGVSSVPEVFELSLSIFLTLLSHFKTHLKMQIEVFFKEIFLYILETSTSSYDHKWMVIQTLTRICADAQSVVDIYVNYDCDLNAANIFERLVNDLSKIAQGRGGHELGTTTLQELTLRKKGLECLVSILKCMVEWSKDQYVNPNSQTSLGQEKPSEQESTETKAPETINRYGSINSLDSTASSGIGSYSTQMSGTDNPEQFEVLKQQKEIIEQGIDLFNKKPKRGIQYLQEQGMLGTTPEDLAQFLHQEERLDSTQVGEFLGDNDRFNKEVMYAYVDQMDFQGKDFVSALRMFLEGFRLPGEAQKIDRLMEKFAARYLECNQGQTLFASADTAYVLAYSIIMLTTDLHSPQVKNKMTKEQYIKMNRGINDSKDLPEEYLSAIYDEIAGKKIAMKETKEITIKSNKHSVASEKQRRLLYNVEMEQMAKTAKALMEAVSHVQAPFTSATHLEHVRPMFKLAWTPFLAAFSVGLQDCDDTEVASLCLEGIRFAIRIACIFCIQLERDAYVQALARFTLLTASSGISEMKQKNIDTIKTLITVAHTDGNYLGNSWHEIMKCISQLELAQLIGTGVKARYISGTVRSKDGFITTTKEQSNDEYLGLVGGTVDRKQIASIQESIGETSSQSVVVAVDRIFTGSTRLDGNAIVDFVRWLCAVSMDELASPTHPRMFSLQKIVEISYYNMGRIRLQWSRIWEVIGDHFNKVGCNTNEDVAIFAVDSLRQLSMKFLEKGELANFRFQKDFLRPFEHIMKKNRSPTIRDMVVRCIAQMVNSQAANIRSGWKNIFSVFHLAASDQDESIVELAFQTTGHIVTNVFEKHFAATIDSFQDAVKCLSEFACNASFPDTSMEAIRLIRHCAKYVSERPQVNAFKDYTSDDMNVAPEDRVWVRGWFPILFELSCIINRCKLDVRTRGLTVMFEVMKTYGHTFEKHWWQDLFRIVFRIFDNMKLPEQQTEKAEWMTTTCNHALYAICDVFTQYFESLNDVLFDDILAQLYWCVQQDNEQLARSGTNCLENVVILNGEKFSLETWDKTCNCMLDIFKTTIPHALLTWRPAVAEGENMTTPSLSDKQLDCISQKSVDIQCRSDDQHSISSADRVALESRRQSQYSSASGMCEDGSRSRTPIKVQEQRLFTALLIKCVVQLELIQTIDNIVFFPATSRKEDAENFAAAQRDASYAADVPVEAQDQGMYRYLTSEQLFKLLDCLLESHGFAKAFNSNNEQRTLLWKAGFKGKSKPNLLKQETSSLACGLRILFRMYTDESRQDAWEEVQRRLLDVCSEAVAYFLALTSESHREAWTNLLLLFLTKVLKISDERFKAHASRYYPLLCEIMQFDLIPELRAVLRKFYLRIGLVFNISQLPEPAPEPRPAHVGREADTEVGEEAGEEAQ